The genomic segment TCGGGCGACCAAGCCGGATTGGTAATGGCATCTACATCACCAAAACTGAGTTGCCGTTCTACTTTCCCGTTATGAATATTGATCAGAGTGATCTGGTTATCGCCTTTAGAAAATACAACTGCGGCAAATGTATTGTTATCCGGAGACCAGCTGCCAGAAGATTCGATAAATCGAAGAGCACTCAGGTGCGGATCTGTAATTGTAGAGGTTAATTTTCGAATAATCTCACCGGTTTTGGCATCAGCAAGAAAGAGTTCAATCGAAAATAAATTTCTTTCTGAAATAAATACCACATATTCGCCATTCGGACTGAGTGAGGGAGAAACATTGATACTACCGGTATCTTCCTTTTTACCAAGAATCGGTTCCCCAACTTCTTCCGGGTGGGTACGATTTTTGATATCATCAGAATACTTTTCCCGAATAGAATTTTGCCACAGTGTTGAAACCGAATCCCGTGAGATTCCCAGCACTTGTTTAAAACCTTTTTCAAGCCCTTTTTGTGCCGACCTTACATATAATTTCGAAACAGCCTGGTCTCCCCACTGGCCGGCGATATAGGTCCAAACGGAGTGTCCATATCGGTAGGGGAAATACTCTTGCGGATTGGAAAGATCTTTAATGGAGGGCAGATCATCATTCAAAAGAGCACTTCGCATCCACATAGCAGTATGGGTGTCTTCGGCTCCAACTGATAAGTACTCTGCCATTCCCTCAATGAACCACAAAGGCATTTGGCTGGTTGCACGGATTCCGCCAATCTTATCCTGGCGTGCAATATCGTACTGAAATGCATGCACAAGTTCATGGCCAAGAACATGATTGGTACTGCTGTTCGCCTCAGCAAATGGCATAACAACCCGGTTCCGAAGGCCTTCCGTTACACCGCCGGTGCCGACACCTACTTGAGGTACAATATTATTTTGCTGAAAATCGGCATGATTGGCATAGATAATTAACGGATTTTTGGATTTCAGGGAGTGATCAAGTGTTACCGAATGGCGTTTATACCAGCGTTCAGCCAGAATGCCGATATCTGCTGTTGCCTCAGCTTCTTTGGGATAATGATAGATATCGAAATGTTCGGTATGAAGTATTTTATAATTAAAATTTTCATACTGAACATTATTTCGGCCAAAATACTGGGCCTCCGCAGAGAAGGGAACTAAGATGAAAATTATTGCTAAACTTGCCAGGAATAACTTTCGAGAAATCATTTGTAATGATCGAATGAATTTTAAAAATTCAAGTTTTATATCATATTACATAATGATTTCACCTTCAATTAAGTTCCTGTAAAATAACCACTTAAATACAGATAGATACGTATAAGAGAGAAGGATTTTTAAAAAAATTGAGATGCATGGGTTTTACAACCTGCCATCCCGGATTAAAAATCTATTTTTTACTTCTGAGCATCATCTCCTGGATCACTCTGTCAAGTGGAATCTCTTTTTCAACGAGAAGAACAAGCATGTGATAAATTAAGTCTGCTGTTTCGCCAATCAGTTCAGCATCCTTTTTGTTTTTCGCAGCGATGATGGTTTCAACAGCTTCCTCACCTAATTTTTGAGCAATTTTGTCGATCCCCTTTTTGAATAGTTTTGTGGAGTACGATCCTTTAGGCTTTTCAATTCGCCTGCTGACAAGTAATCGTTCGAGGTCGTATAGAAATTCAACTTCTTCTTTGGTAGCCATATCTGTGTTTTAATTAATAATTCGTACGTTAATTCCTTCTTCTGCCATTTTAGCCTTAAGATCTGAAATTTCAATCTCCCTGAAATGAAAAATGCTGGCGGCTAACACTGCATCTGCGTTGCCAATTAGAACAGCATCGCAACAGTGCTGAATGGTACCGGCGCCGCCACTTGCAATCACGGGAATGGAAAGGCGTTTATTCGCTTCTTTAAGTAATTCAAGGTCAAATCCGGATTTTGTTCCGTCGCGATCCATGCTGGTTAACAAGATTTCGCCGGCTCCAAGCTGTTCGGCTTTTTCCATCCAGTCAAGTGCATTCAGGCCGGTTGGTTCAGATCCACCTTTCACAAAAACTTCCCACGAATCGTCATCTGGTCGTTTTTTGGCATCTACTGCGGCAACAATCGCCTGGAAGCCAAATTCGTCGGATGCGCGGGTAATCAAATCCGGATCACGAACAATTGCGCTGTTTAACGACACTTTATCTGCACCCGCTTTTAAAATTTCTTCGATCTCTTCGACTGATTTGATTCCACCCCCTACGGTAAACGGAATATTGATATGCAATGCGATATCTTTTACCAACTTAACAAGCGTTTTCCGTTTCTCTTTGGTGGCAGTAATATCAAGAAAAACAAGTTCGTCTGCACCCTCTTCGGTATATCGCTGGGCCAGTTCTACAGGATCACCGGCATCCCGAAGGCCGACGAAATTCACCCCTTTCACGGTCCGGCCGTTTTTAATATCAAGGCATGGTATGATTCTTCTTGTTAGCATAATTTAGAAGGTGTGAAGATAACAGATATTTTGATTGAAAAGAATGTTTTCTGTGGATTCTGTGGTGTAGGTTATGATTATTTCATTCAAATAAAAAATCGTTGTGGGTGAGCTTCCGGCGGTGGCAATCCCCAAACTATTGATAGGGGATTTCAAAAATCTATGTGAGAATTTAAAAAAGAAGATCATTTGGTTATGAGATTGCATGCTGCTAACAATGGTCGTTAGAGGCGTCGTAGCGATGTCAGAAACATCACTTGATAACAAAAGTACATAGGTACATCATCAGAAGCGGGTGTATAGATAACAGAGGTCATCAAAAAAAATAAAATATAAAATATCATTCTGCAGGTAATGACGTTCTATCAATAAATCAAATCAACCATGAACATGAAGATTAAAAAACTGCTGATTTTGACTTTTTCAACCATTCTCATCGCGATATTTTTTCTCACCTGCCAATCGGATGTAACAGGTCCGGGCGACAGTAGTGGTGAACTGCCAAGAGAGCTTACCGCTTCAGAAAAACAACTTGTAAAAGCGGATCAGTCGTTCAGCTATGATATTTTTCGCCAAACCGTTTCGTACGATAATGAGGAGGAGAACCTGTTTATCTCTCCGTTAAGTATTTCTACCGCCCTGGCAATGACGTTAAACGGAGCAGAGGGAGAAACACTTGCCCAGATAAAAGAAGCCCTTCATTTGAGCGGAATGGAAATCGAAGAGGTAAACCAGGCGTTTCAATCACTTATTGAGTTGTTGGTTTCTGTTGATCCTAAAGTGACCATGAAAATTGCAAACTCAGTCTGGCATGAGCAGTCTTTGCCGGTAAAAGATGATTTCCTGCAACGTTTAGAAGAATTTTATAATGCCGAGGTTGCCGGGCTGGATTTTCAGGATCCGGGATCTGTGGATACGATCAACCGTTGGGTGGATGATAAAACCGAAGGAAAAATTGAGAAAATTCTCGATGAAATTCCTGCCGAGATGGTGATGTACCTGATAAATGCGATCTATTTTAAAGGAGACTGGCTCAGTAAGTTTGATAAGGATGATACCCGTAAAGCGGATTTTCATCTCGAAAATGGGGAAACCGCGGAGGTTGATATGATGAGCCAAAAAGAGAGATTTGCAGCTTATTTTTCTGAGGACGTTCGGATGATTGAGCTGCCATATGGAGACAGTTTGTTTACCATGAGTGTGCTGATGCCGGGTGATCCGGAAATGCCTCTCGATCAATTTATTGAAGAAAAAGTAACATATAAAAACCTGTCCCAATGGAGATCAAATTTGCACGTTTCAGAGGTTCCACTGGAACTTCCAAAGTTTGAGATGGACTATGAGATTACCTATAACGACATTCTGAAATCGATGGGCATGGAGCAGGCTTTTAATGAGAATTTAGCTGATTTCTCAGGCATCGCAGACGTCTCACCACAGAATCTCTATATCAGTGAGGTGAAGCATAAAACGTTTGTCAGCGTTGATGAAGAGGGCACCGAAGCTGCTGCTGTAACTTCAGTTGGTGTTGGAGTTACGTCTTTGCCACCATCCATGGTTGTAAATCGGCCGTTTGTGTTTATTATCCATGAGAGAGAAAGTGGCACGAATCTTTTTATGGGTAAAGTGAAAGATCCGTCCGTGTTGTAAATCAATTTAAAGACCCGAAGGTATGTTTTATTTAAACCAAGTATAAACTATGGTTTAGTTGAACATTTTCCGGGAAAGTTGACGTTATTAAAATGAACGTCAATCATAAAAGGAGGATCAGATATGGATAAACCGTCAACATGTCCGCAATGCGGAGCAACAGCAGTTGATACTTGCCAGATGGAAGAGCAAAAGCAAGATGACTGCATTCGAGAATAACGGATAAATTATTTAATTAAAAGCCGTCCTGATTAGTGGGATGGCTTTTTCTTTTTGAAATTGAGTTGTGGATAATCAAATCTCCGATAGTTCTTCAAGGCCAATCTTTCCTTCGTAATATGCTTTCCCCACAACTACGCCGTATATATCCAGTTCTTTAAGTTCGTTTAGATCTTCTATTTTTGATACCCCTCCTGATGCTATCCAATTCAGTTCAGGAAATTCGTCTTGAAGATCTCTGTACATTTCAATATTGGGCCCGCTCAGCATTCCATCCCGCGCAATATCGGTGCTTAGAACGGTTTGCAGCCCGGCATCAAGCATTGGTTTTATAAACTCGCCGATGGATTGATCCGATGTTTCCAGCCAACCCCCGTAAGCCATTTTTCCATCCTTCAGGTCTAAGCCAAGAATCATTTTTTCAGGATAATTTTTGATCGCCTGAAGCCACTCTTTTGGTTTTTTTACCGTCATGGAGGAGCAGATTATACCACTTAATCCGGCATCTAAAAGCAGTTCTATATCTCCTTGAGATCTGACTCCACCCCCGGTTTGAACGGACAATTCCAGTTCATTAATGATCCGTTTGATGATCAGCAGGTTCTCAAACTTCCCACTTTTAGCCCCGTTCAAATCCACCACATGGATGTGAGAAAAACCAGCTTCCTTAAATTTTGAAGCTTCTTCTATAGGGTTGTCGTTATAAACTGTTTTCTTCTGATAATCTCCTTTCTGAAGGCGTACAACCTGACCGTTAAGCAGGTCAATAGCGGGAATAACTTTCATAGATAATTTTAAATTTTTACTTAACGAAAGATCCGCGAAGTCTTAGAAGACTTCGCGGATCTGACTAAATTTTACAGGCAATTAGCCGTCAGACCGCTCAAAGCGGTCAGACGGCTCTGTGATTAACCCACCATATCCAAAAAATTCTGTAGTAACAGCGAACCCACCTGGCCCGATTTTTCCGGATGGAACTGAACACCAATAAAATTATCTTTTGCTGCAACAGCTGTAAAATTTTGAATATAGTTGCATGTAGCCAGTGTGCATTCACTTAGTGGAGCATAATAGCCATGCACGTAGTAGAGAAAATGTTTCTCCTCAATTCCTGAGAGAAGATCGTGTTTTTTAATCGATTCGAATCGATTCCACCCCATATGCGGAACTTTAGCTTTTGTAGAATCAAACCGTTTAAGCCGGCCGGGAATAATGCCAAGAGCTTCGCAATTGCCCTCTTCGGATGATTCATAGAAAAGCTGCATTCCCAGGCATATTCCTAAAACAGGCTTTTTTGTATTTTTCAGCCAGACGTCCAGATCTTTGGATCGCAAGTCGTCCATTGCTGCAGCGGCATGGCCTACTCCGGGGAAAATGATTGCATCTGTATTGTCAAGTTTATCCGTATTGTCCGAAATAATGTAATCAGCCTGAAGCCTGTCCAAGGCATTCGAAACGGATGCCAAATTTCCCGCTTGGTATTTTATAATTCCTATCATTTCTCTGAGTGAAAAGGCAAAAGTGAAAAGTGAGAAGTTTTATACAGCGATGGCGCAAACGTCTCGTTTGTGCCCGATAAGATGTGGCACAAGTAAGATGCTTGCGCCATCCAGAATAACCAAGATGTTTGCACAATCCACAGTAAATGTACCACAGCAGAGCGGTGGAACGAGTTAAGGTCACAAGCGGGACGCTTGCGCCATCCAAGAGAAAAGTCATTCTGAGCTTGACTCAGAATCCCCTTTTGCGTTAAAGCCAGGAGATCCTGAATCAAGTTCAGGATGACACTAAATAAATCATTCATCTTTTGCCGTCTCACTATAAACCTAAATTGTTCCTTTTGTAGTTGGTAAAATTCCTTTGATTCGTTCATTGCGGCTCACAGAAAATCGCAGTGCTTTCGCGAACCCCTTAAAAATGGCTTCAATTATGTGATGCTCATTTTTTCCATCTGCTGAAACATGGAGGGTGGCGCGTGCGTTCATTGCCAGCGAATAAAAAAAGTGCTCCAGCATCTCCGTTGGAAAATCGCCAACATACTCCCGTTTCAGATCAACATCCCATTGCAGGTAGGGTCTGTCTGACAAATCAATAGCAACAGTGGCCAGGGTTTCGTCCATCGGCAGAGCAAACCCGTAACGCTGAATTCCGGCTTTATTATCAGAAATTGCTTTTCGAATGGCCTGACCCAGGGCGATAGCGGTGTCTTCAATTGAGTGGTGCTCATCCACTTCCAGGTCTCCATCACACCTGATTTCCAGATCTACTAATCCATGTCGCGCAATCTGTTCCAGCATATGATCGAAAAACTTCAGGCCGGTATTGATCTCACTCTGACCCGTTCCATCGAGGTTTATAGAAACAGAAATGTCGGTCTCTTTCGTATTTCTTTTGACGACCGCCTTACGGCTTGGAAATAAAATACTATGGCTCAATGTAGCCCAGTCGGCAGCTTCTTCAACAAGCAATTCACCTTCGATAAATTGGAAAGATTGCTTTCGCTGAATTGATCCGTCAGCACTTTCAGCACTAAAATCACCCACATAGATCTCTTCATTTTCGATCAGTTTCTTCTGTTGATCCGATAAGAAACCGGTATCAAATGAAAACTCGACATCATGTTCCTGCAGATATTTTATCGAGAAAAGCGCACCGGGCGGGAGTAAAGAGTCGGAACTGTTGGTTAGAGCAGACTTATCAATCCATATTTTCACGAGAGTACCTCCTTCAGGGTTTTAAGGAAACGAATATTTTCATCCGGCATTCCAATTGTCACGCGCAGACAATTTTCGCACAGGGGTTCATTTCCCCGATAGCGAACAATCACACCTCTGGCGGCAAGTTCCCGATAGATTTCTTCCGCATTCTGAATTTTAAAAAGCAGGAAATTTGCATCAGACGGATACACTTTCTCAACCTCTTCTGCGTGTCCCAACTGCTCAGCTACATACTCTTTCTCCTCAATAATTTTTTGAATATTGAACTTCATCAACTCCATATTATCAAAAGCATCAAGGGCGGTTTTAGCCGTCAGTTTGTTGATGTTGTACGGGGCCTTCACCTTCATCATGTAGTTGATGATTTGCGGATTTGAGATCGCAATTCCTAACCGAATTCCTGCCAGCCCATAAGACTTTGAAAATGTTTGCAGCACCACCAAGTTTGGATACTGCTGAACCAAGCTCGCCATCGACTCTTGCCCGCTGAAATCAATGTAGGCTTCGTCAATAACCACAATGCCAGGAAACTGGGTAACAATTTTGAGCAGGTCTGTCTGCTTCATACTGTTAGCTGTGGGGTTGTTGGGCGAGCACAAAAAGAGAACTTTGGTTTGTTCATCAGCCGCTTCAATAATTTTTTCCGGCTTCAACTGAAACGATTCCGTTAAAAGAACCTCCTTTACATTCAGATCATTGATATTGGCCGATACCTTGTACATGCCATATGTAGGCGGAGTTGTAATGATCGAATCTTTTCCGGGTTCACAAAAAATCCGCATGATCAGGTCCACCGCTTCGTCACTTCCCACACCTAAAAAAATATTTTCAAAATCGACCTGGCGCCATTCCGCAATCTTCTTTCGCAGTGCATCTTGAGTTGGAGTAGGGTACCGGTGCAGTTCAAGATCATTTCGAACCGGTGAGCCAAGACTATTTTCGTTGGCATCCAAAAGGAGGCCCTCTTCAAAGTCATCGCGGGCACTTCGGTACGGCTTCAAATTTCTGATGTTTGGGCGAACAAGGCTATCTATGTCGATTATTTCGGGCTTTTTATTTTTTGTTATTTCGGTTTAAAACTCTCCTCTTGAGAGGAGACAGATGGAGGAGCGTTCAGCGTAACCATCAGAGGTGTGTCGACCGTGCCGAACACACCCCTAAATCCCCTCTCGAGAGGGGACTTCTATTTCTACTCCTTCGATAATTTCTTCAATCTTAAACTCACTGCTTGTTTATGTGCATCCAGGCCTTCCAATTCTGCCAATGTTTCAACAGTGGGGCCAAGATCCTTTAATCCTTTCTCAGAGATTTTCTGAATGGTAATAAATTTCTGGAAACTGTTTAGTGAAACTCCGCTGTACATCCGGGCATATCCGTATGTTGGTAACGTGTGATTTGTTCCGGAGGCGTAATCTCCCATGCTTTCCGGTGTCCACGGGCCTATAAAAACGGATCCCGCGTTGGTCACATTTCCAGCAAGTCGGTCGGCATCTTTTGTGTTGATGATCAGATGCTCAGGAGCGTATCGATTGGAAAAATGGATCGCTTCATCTGAATTATCAACCTCTAAAATAAAACTGCTTTCAATGGCTTTGGATGCAAATTCTTTACGTGGAAGATCCTCAAGCAGACGATCCAGGTTATCAGAAATTGCTGAAATATTAGTCTCTTTTGTGGCAACCAAAACGGCTTGACTGTCAGGGCCATGTTCCGCCTGTGATAAAAGATCGATGGCTGCAAATTCAGGATCGGCTGTTTCATCAGCAATGAGTAACACCTCTGAGGGACCGGCGGGCATATCAATAGAAACCATCGCTTCACTGTTTTGAAGGATCATCTTCGCAGCGGTTACATACTGGTTGCCCGGACCGAAAATTTTATCCACTTTCGGTATCGATTCCGTACCAAATGCCATCCCCGCAATGGCCTGAGCACCCCCCGCTTTCACAATTACTGATACGCCGGTTTTTTGGGCTACGTAGGCAACTGAATCGGGAATCTTTCCTTCTTTATCCGGGGGAGTGGCAAGCACAATTTTTTCACAGCCGGCAATCATCGCCGGTATACAGAGCATCATAGCAGTAGATGGAAGCGGAGCTGTTC from the Balneolaceae bacterium genome contains:
- the hisE gene encoding phosphoribosyl-ATP diphosphatase; the encoded protein is MATKEEVEFLYDLERLLVSRRIEKPKGSYSTKLFKKGIDKIAQKLGEEAVETIIAAKNKKDAELIGETADLIYHMLVLLVEKEIPLDRVIQEMMLRSKK
- the hisF gene encoding imidazole glycerol phosphate synthase subunit HisF, with amino-acid sequence MLTRRIIPCLDIKNGRTVKGVNFVGLRDAGDPVELAQRYTEEGADELVFLDITATKEKRKTLVKLVKDIALHINIPFTVGGGIKSVEEIEEILKAGADKVSLNSAIVRDPDLITRASDEFGFQAIVAAVDAKKRPDDDSWEVFVKGGSEPTGLNALDWMEKAEQLGAGEILLTSMDRDGTKSGFDLELLKEANKRLSIPVIASGGAGTIQHCCDAVLIGNADAVLAASIFHFREIEISDLKAKMAEEGINVRIIN
- a CDS encoding serpin family protein: MKIKKLLILTFSTILIAIFFLTCQSDVTGPGDSSGELPRELTASEKQLVKADQSFSYDIFRQTVSYDNEEENLFISPLSISTALAMTLNGAEGETLAQIKEALHLSGMEIEEVNQAFQSLIELLVSVDPKVTMKIANSVWHEQSLPVKDDFLQRLEEFYNAEVAGLDFQDPGSVDTINRWVDDKTEGKIEKILDEIPAEMVMYLINAIYFKGDWLSKFDKDDTRKADFHLENGETAEVDMMSQKERFAAYFSEDVRMIELPYGDSLFTMSVLMPGDPEMPLDQFIEEKVTYKNLSQWRSNLHVSEVPLELPKFEMDYEITYNDILKSMGMEQAFNENLADFSGIADVSPQNLYISEVKHKTFVSVDEEGTEAAAVTSVGVGVTSLPPSMVVNRPFVFIIHERESGTNLFMGKVKDPSVL
- the hisA gene encoding 1-(5-phosphoribosyl)-5-[(5-phosphoribosylamino)methylideneamino]imidazole-4-carboxamide isomerase; protein product: MKVIPAIDLLNGQVVRLQKGDYQKKTVYNDNPIEEASKFKEAGFSHIHVVDLNGAKSGKFENLLIIKRIINELELSVQTGGGVRSQGDIELLLDAGLSGIICSSMTVKKPKEWLQAIKNYPEKMILGLDLKDGKMAYGGWLETSDQSIGEFIKPMLDAGLQTVLSTDIARDGMLSGPNIEMYRDLQDEFPELNWIASGGVSKIEDLNELKELDIYGVVVGKAYYEGKIGLEELSEI
- the hisH gene encoding imidazole glycerol phosphate synthase subunit HisH — protein: MIGIIKYQAGNLASVSNALDRLQADYIISDNTDKLDNTDAIIFPGVGHAAAAMDDLRSKDLDVWLKNTKKPVLGICLGMQLFYESSEEGNCEALGIIPGRLKRFDSTKAKVPHMGWNRFESIKKHDLLSGIEEKHFLYYVHGYYAPLSECTLATCNYIQNFTAVAAKDNFIGVQFHPEKSGQVGSLLLQNFLDMVG
- the hisB gene encoding imidazoleglycerol-phosphate dehydratase HisB, with the protein product MKIWIDKSALTNSSDSLLPPGALFSIKYLQEHDVEFSFDTGFLSDQQKKLIENEEIYVGDFSAESADGSIQRKQSFQFIEGELLVEEAADWATLSHSILFPSRKAVVKRNTKETDISVSINLDGTGQSEINTGLKFFDHMLEQIARHGLVDLEIRCDGDLEVDEHHSIEDTAIALGQAIRKAISDNKAGIQRYGFALPMDETLATVAIDLSDRPYLQWDVDLKREYVGDFPTEMLEHFFYSLAMNARATLHVSADGKNEHHIIEAIFKGFAKALRFSVSRNERIKGILPTTKGTI
- the hisC gene encoding histidinol-phosphate transaminase, producing the protein MTKNKKPEIIDIDSLVRPNIRNLKPYRSARDDFEEGLLLDANENSLGSPVRNDLELHRYPTPTQDALRKKIAEWRQVDFENIFLGVGSDEAVDLIMRIFCEPGKDSIITTPPTYGMYKVSANINDLNVKEVLLTESFQLKPEKIIEAADEQTKVLFLCSPNNPTANSMKQTDLLKIVTQFPGIVVIDEAYIDFSGQESMASLVQQYPNLVVLQTFSKSYGLAGIRLGIAISNPQIINYMMKVKAPYNINKLTAKTALDAFDNMELMKFNIQKIIEEKEYVAEQLGHAEEVEKVYPSDANFLLFKIQNAEEIYRELAARGVIVRYRGNEPLCENCLRVTIGMPDENIRFLKTLKEVLS
- the hisD gene encoding histidinol dehydrogenase yields the protein MKIYTYNQLSESEIESLCRRPKMDFKSVFGQVQPILNDIETKGDSAIRKYTKKFDGVEFDLLAINPSDIPINLSDDVKAALDRAMHNISKFHQKQISNDIEVETQQGVICRRVAKPIERVGVYIPGGTAPLPSTAMMLCIPAMIAGCEKIVLATPPDKEGKIPDSVAYVAQKTGVSVIVKAGGAQAIAGMAFGTESIPKVDKIFGPGNQYVTAAKMILQNSEAMVSIDMPAGPSEVLLIADETADPEFAAIDLLSQAEHGPDSQAVLVATKETNISAISDNLDRLLEDLPRKEFASKAIESSFILEVDNSDEAIHFSNRYAPEHLIINTKDADRLAGNVTNAGSVFIGPWTPESMGDYASGTNHTLPTYGYARMYSGVSLNSFQKFITIQKISEKGLKDLGPTVETLAELEGLDAHKQAVSLRLKKLSKE